The following proteins are encoded in a genomic region of Armatimonadota bacterium:
- a CDS encoding AAA family ATPase, with protein sequence MRRLDHGRRLVILDEIQKAPDLLDAVKLLADRGEGRRFLLLGSFQILLLQRVRETLAGRATLLELWPLALAEKVDAPQVPKRSTNPSRARSR encoded by the coding sequence GTGCGCCGTCTCGACCACGGCCGCCGCCTGGTCATCCTGGACGAGATTCAAAAAGCGCCCGACCTCCTGGACGCCGTCAAGCTGTTGGCCGATCGCGGCGAGGGGCGCCGCTTCCTCCTCCTCGGGTCGTTTCAGATCCTGTTGCTCCAGCGTGTACGCGAGACGCTGGCGGGGCGCGCCACCCTCCTCGAACTCTGGCCGCTGGCGCTCGCCGAGAAGGTCGACGCTCCGCAGGTGCCGAAGAGGAGCACGAACCCCTCCCGGGCCCGGAGCCGGTGA